Proteins encoded within one genomic window of Falco biarmicus isolate bFalBia1 chromosome 14, bFalBia1.pri, whole genome shotgun sequence:
- the SOWAHD gene encoding ankyrin repeat domain-containing protein SOWAHD isoform X2 gives MARREREQGSATQKVAGIIRTFTFLEATQPQAGSLARSSHLWPAATGSRERFHPLQKMDTNRSISRGSQGLGSWGRTAGRLSLGPGSARRKELKEILLQSNSPSSTMRFATAQKTSNSSSLLAGPHQEPKPEQSPEVLSLALDPLEHEWLLTVAQGDADNIIRLLDLDPSLLTRKDFVTGFTAIHWLAKHGHHESFIQVISHAQKRGYPVDVNIPTASGGLTPLHLAALQGHELLIKVLVGAYGADTSRRDHNGRKAWQYLRADTSRELKELAGALEEDLVQLHSYNTNNNFTTSP, from the exons ATGGCCCGGCGGGAGCGGGAGCAGGGCTCGGCAACGCAGAAGGTAGCTGGCATCATCCGGACATTCACCTTCCTGGAAGCCACCCAGCCCCAAGCAGGGAGCCTAGCCCGCAGCTCCCATCTCTGGCCGGCCGCCACAGGGAGTAGAGAGCGTTTCCATCCGCTGCAGAAGATGGACACCAACAGGAGCATCAGCCGGGGAAGCCAGggcctggggagctggggtAGGACAGCAGGTAGGCTCTCTCTCGGCCCTGGCAGTGCCCGGAGGAAGGAGCTGAAGGAAATCCTCCTGCAGAGCAAtagccccagcagcaccatgcGGTTTGCCACCGCTCAGAAGACATCCAACAGCAGCAGTCTCCTTGCAGGGCCGCACCAAGAGCCGAAACCCGAGCAGAGCCCTGAGGTGCTGTCCCTTGCTCTGGATCCCCTGGAGCACGAGTGGCTGCTGACGGTGGCCCAGGGCGATGCAGACAATATCATCAGGCTGCTGGACCTGGATCCCAGCCTGCTGACCAGGAAAGACTTTGTGACGGGCTTCACCGCTATCCACTGGCTTGCCAAGCATGGCCACCATGAGAGCTTCATCCAGGTCATCTCCCACGCGCAAAAGAGGGGCTATCCCGTCGACGTGAACATCCCCACAGCCAGTGGTGGGCTCACCCCCTTGCAcctggctgccctgcagggACACGAGCTGCTCATCAAAGTGCTGGTGGGAGCTTACGGAGCAGACACCAGCCGCAGGGACCACAATGGGCGCAAGGCTTGGCAGTACCTGAGGGCAGACACCTCCAGGGAGCTGAAGGAGCTGGCGGGGGCCTTGGAGGAGGACTTGGTCCAGCTGCACTCTTACAACACCAACAACAACT TTACTACTTCCCCCTGA
- the SOWAHD gene encoding ankyrin repeat domain-containing protein SOWAHD isoform X1, with protein MARREREQGSATQKVAGIIRTFTFLEATQPQAGSLARSSHLWPAATGSRERFHPLQKMDTNRSISRGSQGLGSWGRTAGRLSLGPGSARRKELKEILLQSNSPSSTMRFATAQKTSNSSSLLAGPHQEPKPEQSPEVLSLALDPLEHEWLLTVAQGDADNIIRLLDLDPSLLTRKDFVTGFTAIHWLAKHGHHESFIQVISHAQKRGYPVDVNIPTASGGLTPLHLAALQGHELLIKVLVGAYGADTSRRDHNGRKAWQYLRADTSRELKELAGALEEDLVQLHSYNTNNNWRAGTDKQTMPPSCKRFPAPCEIPGSLPHALPLGCWLFMTAKAVSQ; from the exons ATGGCCCGGCGGGAGCGGGAGCAGGGCTCGGCAACGCAGAAGGTAGCTGGCATCATCCGGACATTCACCTTCCTGGAAGCCACCCAGCCCCAAGCAGGGAGCCTAGCCCGCAGCTCCCATCTCTGGCCGGCCGCCACAGGGAGTAGAGAGCGTTTCCATCCGCTGCAGAAGATGGACACCAACAGGAGCATCAGCCGGGGAAGCCAGggcctggggagctggggtAGGACAGCAGGTAGGCTCTCTCTCGGCCCTGGCAGTGCCCGGAGGAAGGAGCTGAAGGAAATCCTCCTGCAGAGCAAtagccccagcagcaccatgcGGTTTGCCACCGCTCAGAAGACATCCAACAGCAGCAGTCTCCTTGCAGGGCCGCACCAAGAGCCGAAACCCGAGCAGAGCCCTGAGGTGCTGTCCCTTGCTCTGGATCCCCTGGAGCACGAGTGGCTGCTGACGGTGGCCCAGGGCGATGCAGACAATATCATCAGGCTGCTGGACCTGGATCCCAGCCTGCTGACCAGGAAAGACTTTGTGACGGGCTTCACCGCTATCCACTGGCTTGCCAAGCATGGCCACCATGAGAGCTTCATCCAGGTCATCTCCCACGCGCAAAAGAGGGGCTATCCCGTCGACGTGAACATCCCCACAGCCAGTGGTGGGCTCACCCCCTTGCAcctggctgccctgcagggACACGAGCTGCTCATCAAAGTGCTGGTGGGAGCTTACGGAGCAGACACCAGCCGCAGGGACCACAATGGGCGCAAGGCTTGGCAGTACCTGAGGGCAGACACCTCCAGGGAGCTGAAGGAGCTGGCGGGGGCCTTGGAGGAGGACTTGGTCCAGCTGCACTCTTACAACACCAACAACAACT GGAGAGCGGGTACAGACAAGCAGACCATGCCACCGAGCTGCAAACGCTTTCCGGCTCCCTGTGAGATCCCTGGATCTCTGCCACATGCACTTCCTCTGGGCTGCTGGTTGTTTATGACAGCTAAAGCTGTTTCTCAGTGA
- the RPL39 gene encoding 60S ribosomal protein L39: protein MSSHKTFKIKRFLAKKQKQNRPIPQWIRMKTGNKIRYNSKRRHWRRTKLGL, encoded by the exons ATG TCGTCCCACAAGACGTTCAAGATCAAACGCTTCCTTGCtaagaagcagaagcagaaccGGCCCATCCCGCAGTGGATTCGCATGAAAACGGGCAATAAGATCAG GTACAACTCCAAAAGGAGACACTGGAGAAGGACCAAGCTGGGCTTGTAA
- the UPF3B gene encoding regulator of nonsense transcripts 3B gives MKEDKENARPKERRGPAAGPGAPLGTGTAGGTAPGTDGRAGGAELDRLERPKDKKETLSKVVIRRLPPSLTKEQLEEHLQPLPEHDYFEFFANDSSLYPHMFSRAYINFKNQEDIVLFRDRFDGYVFVDQKGQEYAAIVEFAPFQKAAKKKSKKKDAKTGTIEDDPEYKKFLESYSADDEKLTSTPETLLEEIEARNKELIAKKTTPLLNFLKNKQRLREEKREERRRRELERKRQREEERRKWKEEERRKRKEAEKLKKVDRCPEKERDRSKEEPKIKLLKKPEKDEKDLEKKEKSKKLEKETLREEKNASSASAKRSDGETKEEKAKKSEDECVKDYRDRDRDFERDREYERAQREKLRRQEEERRRQKERFEKEKVFRRKEEEVKKERDLLREKGKKSDLTDFTSSMDKSEKVTKDDKKEDTIKRDRIRNKDRPAMQLYQPGARSRSRLCQYEDSAAKPTDQGADKKQESETSNTKEEE, from the exons ATGAAGGAGGACAAGGAAAACGCCAGGCCCAAGGAGCGGCGcgggcccgccgccgggccgggggcccCGCTGGGCACGGGCACGGCGGGTGGCACCGCCCCCGGCACGGACGGCAGGGCCGGCGGTGCCGAGCTCGACCGTCTCGAGCGGCCCAAGGACAAGAAGGAGACGCTGAGCAAG GTGGTGATCCGCCGGCTGCCGCCCAGCCTGACgaaggagcagctggaggagcacctgcagcccctgcccgaGCACGACTACTTCGAGTTCTTCGCCAACGACTCCAG CTTGTACCCTCACATGTTCTCGAGAGCCTACATCAACTTCAAAAACCAGGAAGATATAGTCCTCTTCAGGGACCGTTTTGACGGCTACGTTTTTGTGGATCAGAAAG GTCAGGAATATGCTGCCATAGTTGAGTTCGCACCCTtccaaaaagctgcaaaaaagaaGAGTAAGAAAAAGGATGCTAAAACTGGAACTATCGAAGATG ATCCAGAGTACAAGAAGTTTTTGGAAAGTTACAGTGCAGATGATGAAAAACTAACCTCCACTCCTGAAACTTTGTTGGAGGAAATAGAGGCAAGAAACAAAGAGTTAATAG CTAAAAAGACTACTCCTTTATTGaacttcttgaaaaataaacag agactgagagaagaaaaaagagaggagaggaggaggagagaattggaaagaaaaaggcaaagagaagaagaaagaagaaaatggaaagaggaggagagaaggaagagaaaagaagcagaaaaactgaagaaggtAGACAGATgcccagaaaaagaaagagacagatCAAAAGAAGAACCAAAGATTAAG ctACTTAAGAAGcctgaaaaagatgaaaaagacttggagaaaaaagaaaaatccaagaaactggaaaaagagactctgagggaggaaaaaaatgcgAGTAGTGCATCTGCCAAACGATCTGATGGGGAGACAAaagaagagaaggcaaaaaa ATCGGAAGATGAGTGTGTAAAGGACTACAGGGACCGAGATAGAGATTTTGAAAGAGACAGAGAATATGAGAGAGCACAGAGGGAGAAACTGAGACGCCAAGAAGAGGAGCGTCGGAGGCAGAAAGAGCGCTTTGAGAAAGAGAAggtttttagaagaaaagaggaagaggtgaaaaaggagagagacttactcagagaaaagggaaagaaaagtgatCTTACAGACTTTACCAGCAGCATGGACAAATCTGAGAAAGTAACCAAAGACGATAAAAAAGAGGATACAATTAAGAGGGATCGTATCAGAAACAAG GATCGTCCAGCAATGCAGCTGTACCAGCCAGGAGCCCGAAGCCGAAGCAGATTGTGTCAGTATGAAGACAGTGCTGCGAAGCCCACAGATCAGGGAGCGGATAAGAAACAAGAGAGTGAGACCAGTAATACGAAGGAAGAGGAGTGA
- the NDUFA1 gene encoding NADH dehydrogenase [ubiquinone] 1 alpha subcomplex subunit 1, whose protein sequence is MWYEILPGMAIMGICLSIPGLSTLYMHRWCNGGKEKRIARFPYQWTLMERDRRISGTNKYYVSKGLENID, encoded by the exons atGTGGTACGAGATCCTGCCCGGCATGGCCATCATGGGCATCTGCCTCAGCATCCCCGGCCTCTCCACCCTCTACATGCACCGCTGGTGCAACGGCGGCAAG GAGAAGAGGATCGCCCGGTTCCCCTACCAGTGGACCCTGATGGAGAGGGACAGGCGGATCTCGGGCACCAACAAGTACTACGTGTCCAAG ggcCTGGAGAACATAGACTAA
- the NKAP gene encoding NF-kappa-B-activating protein, whose protein sequence is MAPASRSRSPPAASPERRGRRSRSRSRSRERNGLKRPSHRRSRSWSRSRERTPGGPRSAAHHGHHHGKAWPEYYEKEKEEILRQRRLNERERIGELGAPEVWGLSPKVPDPDSDEHTPVEDEEAKSKSSSSDSSSEEEKKKKKKKRKKKKRKASKRKSRKHSEDSDSESESEQNSSDEDKKKSKKKKKKNRKKKYKKKKNKRSRKESSDSSSEDSDDETFQGEDLWIERSKNTEADSLIGPEAPKTHASQDDRPLNYGHALLPGEGAAMAEYVKAGKRIPRRGEIGLTSEEIASFESSGYVMSGSRHRRMEAVRLRKENQIYSADEKRALASFNQEERRKRENKILASFREMVYRKTKGKEEK, encoded by the exons atggcgCCGGCGTCGCGTTCgcgcagcccgcccgccgccagccccgagcgccgcggccgccggtcccggtcccggtcgCGCTCCCGTGAGCGCAACGGCCTGAAGCGCCCGAGCCACCGACGGAGCCGCAGCTGGTCCCGCTCCCGCGAGCGCACCCCCGGCGGGCCGCGCTCCGCCGCGCACCACGGCCACCACCACGGCAAGGCCTGGCCCGAGTACTAcgagaaggagaaggaggagatcCTGCGGCAGAG GAGACtcaatgagagagagagaattggAGAACTGGGGGCACCTGAAGTCTGGGGACTGTCACCAAAGGTTCCTGACCCCGA ttccGATGAGCATACACCAGTAGAAGATGAAGAGGCAAAATCCAAGAGTAGTTCTTCAGATTCCAGCTCAGAAG aggaaaaaaagaaaaagaagaagaaaagaaagaagaaaaagcgGAAGGcatccaaaagaaaaagcagaaaacattctgAGGACAGCGACAGCGAGTCAGAGTCTGAGCAGAACTCCAGCG atgaagataaaaagaaaagcaagaagaagaaaaagaagaacagaaa GAAGAAgtataagaaaaagaaaaataaaagaagcaggaaggaaTCCAGTGATTCAAGTAGTGAGGATTCTGATGATGAAACGTTTCAAGGGGAAGATCTCTGGATTGAGAGGTCAA aaaatacagaagctgATAGCTTGATTGGACCAGAAGCCCCCAAAACTCATGCATCTCAGGATGATAGGCCTTTGAA cTACGGACATGCCCTCTTGCCTGGTGAAGGTGCAGCCATGGCAGAGTACGTAAAAGCAGGAAAACGTATACCCCGGAGAGGTGAAATCGGCTTGACCAGTGAAGAGATTGCATCGTTTGAGAGCTCTGGTTATGTCATGAGTGGCAGCAG ACATCGCCGAATGGAAGCTGTGCGTCTGCGTAAAGAGAACCAGATTTACAGCGCAGATGAAAAGAGAGCTCTGGCATCTTTCAaccaggaggagaggaggaaacgAGAGAATAAGATCCTCGCAAGTTTTCGAGAGATGGTCTACAGAAAGACTAAgggcaaagaggaaaaataa
- the ZBTB33 gene encoding transcriptional regulator Kaiso isoform X1, which translates to MSHFRAARGFRRPPGRAGAGGGAGAGRPRPRAHRPTRPCGNTAPRRRRSRQRRSRRRLPLCCRRWGSPAAAGWAPAGSMDVRTAAAPGMEGKNLISATDAQYSSVLLQSLNEQRGHGLFCDVTVIVEDRKFRAHRNILSASSTYFHHLFSEAGQVVELSFVRAEIFSEILNYIYSSKIISIRSDLLDELIKSGQQLGIKFIADLGVPPSEGKDMPSEVKGGASEASTSSPGQKDAQTQVPVIRPESQEVMDGMPVITQSFSLRGIEYETTKITVSDSDDEDDDVIFCSEIVPPKECTKDTNAATQNQPCPSLAGVSDQKSCGSGGSPHLTSITAAQKLTSCASQLSPTQMQSSTASLVSAAPQHLTPSIIVLNKPLLNSSLSASSSHQTHVTPTINLVEENQQPSNNGSLTEVETTAVDDEEVVEDDVAIISSSSPDSVSSSNLVQQPSTPKAATTEGSGVQKKQVVTCSQEPSSKPGEFKIKISDVLTGNNKELGSGIASKPAVEGQKIITLDTATEIEGLSTGCKVYANIGEDTYDIVIPVKGDSEEGEAKPDETPRTSGGDSPNRKRMKVKHDDHYELIVDGRVYYICIVCKRSYACLTSLRRHFNVHSWEKKYPCRYCDKVFPLAEYRTKHEIHHTGERRYQCLACGKSFINYQITASHIRSVHSQDPSGDTKLYRLHPCRSLQIRQYAYIANHSSSIPVINEGGIVYRVGTGKDGTEGTTSNTPAKQITWDDIFIPQGNEAIFKQNPSEGSTEFEFVIPESY; encoded by the exons atGAGCCACTTCCGGGCGGCGCGCGGCTTCCGGCGCCCTcccggccgggcgggggcgggcggcggggcgggagcgggccGACCCCGCCCGCGGGCGCACCGCCCCACCCGCCCGTGCGGCAACAcggcgccgcggcggcggcgtTCCCGGCAGCGGCGTTCCCGGCGGCGGCTCCCTTTGTGCTGCCGGCGGTGGGGgagccccgcggcggccggcTGGGCTCCGGCCGGCAGCATGGACGTGCGGACAGCGGCGGCGCCAG GAATGGAGGGGAAAAACCTGATTTCTGCAACAGACGCACAATATTCTAGCGTGCTCCTTCAGTCTTTGAACGAACAACGTGGCCACGGACTTTTTTGTGATGTTACTGTCATCGTGGAGGACCGCAAATTTCGAGCTCACAGAAACATCCTCTCAGCCTCCAGCACTTACTTTCACCACCTTTTCTCAGAGGCTGGGCAGGTGGTTGAACTGAGCTTTGTAAGAGCAGaaattttttcagaaattcttaaCTATATTTATAGTTCCAAAATAATCAGCATTCGATCAGATTTACTTGATGAACTCATTAAATCAGGGCAACAGCTTGGTATTAAATTCATAGCTGATCTGGGTGTACCTCCATCTGAAGGAAAAGACATGCCAAGCGAGGTCAAAGGTGGTGCTTCCGAAGCTTCAACTTCCAGTCCTGGTCAAAAGGACGCTCAAACACAAGTACCAGTAATAAGGCCAGAGAGTCAAGAGGTAATGGATGGGATGCCGGTTATAACACAGTCATTCTCCTTACGTGGCATAGAATATGAGACTACAAAAATTACGGTGAGCGATTCAGATGATGAGGATGATGATGTAATTTTTTGCTCTGAGATTGTTCCCCCAAAAGAATGTACTAAAGATACAAATGCTGCAACCCAGAACCAGCCTTGCCCAAGTCTGGCTGGAGTTTCTGACCAAAAATCGTGTGGCAGCGGTGGCTCTCCCCATTTGACAAGCATCACAGCAGCTCAAAAACTCACTTCTTGTGCCAGTCAGCTTAGCCCAACCCAAATGCAATCGAGCACCGCATCGCTTGTCTCTGCGGCACCGCAGCATTTGACTCCTAGTATCATTGTGCTAAATAAGCCTCTGCTTAACTCATCACTCAGTGCCAGCTCCTCGCATCAAACACATGTGACCCCTACAATTAATTTAGTTGAGGAGAACCAGCAGCCATCTAATAATGGCTCCTTAACTGAAGTGGAAACAACTGCTGTTGATGATGAAGAGGTTGTTGAAGATGATGTCGCCATCATTAGCTCCTCTAGTCCTGATTCAGTGAGCAGTAGCAATTTGGTTCAGCAACCTTCTACACCCAAGGCAGCAACCACAGAAGGATCAGGTGTACAGAAAAAGCAGGTTGTAACATGTTCACAAGAGCCATCTTCTAAACCTggagaatttaaaataaaaatctcagatGTCCTTACCGGAAACAACAAGGAGTTGGGTTCAGGTATAGCATCAAAGCCAGCGGTGGAAGGGCAGAAAATCATAACATTAGATACAGCAACTGAAATCGAAGGCTTATCCACAGGCTGTAAGGTTTATGCAAATATCGGTGAGGATACGTACGACATAGTCATTCCTGTGAAGGGTGATTCTGAGGAAGGTGAAGCCAAGCCTGATGAAACGCCCAGAACATCTGGTGGTGATTCTCCAAACAGGAAGCGCATGAAAGTAAAGCACGATGACCATTACGAGCTCATAGTGGATGGAAGAGTCTACTACATTTGTATTGTGTGTAAGAGATCGTATGCCTGTCTGACGAGTTTACGGAGACATTTTAACGTTCACTCCTGGGAGAAGAAGTATCCATGTCGATACTGTGACAAAGTGTTTCCTCTTGCAGAATACCGTACAAAGCATGAGATTCACCACACCGGTGAGCGAAGGTATCAGTGCTTGGCATGTGGGAAATCGTTCATCAACTACCAAATTACGGCCTCCCACATAAGATCAGTTCATAGCCAAGACCCTTCTGGAGACACCAAGCTTTATCGATTGCATCCTTGCAGGTCTTTGCAGATCAGACAGTATGCGTACATTGCTAATCACTCAAGCAGTATACCGGTAATAAACGAGGGTGGAATTGTTTATCGTGTTGGCACAGGGAAGGATGGTACTGAAGGAACAACATCTAACACTCCAGCCAAACAAATTACCTGGGATGACATTTTCATTCCACAGGGAAATGaagcaatttttaaacaaaatccaTCAGAGGGAAGTACTGAATTTGAGTTTGTAATACCGGAATCttactga
- the ZBTB33 gene encoding transcriptional regulator Kaiso isoform X2 produces the protein MEGKNLISATDAQYSSVLLQSLNEQRGHGLFCDVTVIVEDRKFRAHRNILSASSTYFHHLFSEAGQVVELSFVRAEIFSEILNYIYSSKIISIRSDLLDELIKSGQQLGIKFIADLGVPPSEGKDMPSEVKGGASEASTSSPGQKDAQTQVPVIRPESQEVMDGMPVITQSFSLRGIEYETTKITVSDSDDEDDDVIFCSEIVPPKECTKDTNAATQNQPCPSLAGVSDQKSCGSGGSPHLTSITAAQKLTSCASQLSPTQMQSSTASLVSAAPQHLTPSIIVLNKPLLNSSLSASSSHQTHVTPTINLVEENQQPSNNGSLTEVETTAVDDEEVVEDDVAIISSSSPDSVSSSNLVQQPSTPKAATTEGSGVQKKQVVTCSQEPSSKPGEFKIKISDVLTGNNKELGSGIASKPAVEGQKIITLDTATEIEGLSTGCKVYANIGEDTYDIVIPVKGDSEEGEAKPDETPRTSGGDSPNRKRMKVKHDDHYELIVDGRVYYICIVCKRSYACLTSLRRHFNVHSWEKKYPCRYCDKVFPLAEYRTKHEIHHTGERRYQCLACGKSFINYQITASHIRSVHSQDPSGDTKLYRLHPCRSLQIRQYAYIANHSSSIPVINEGGIVYRVGTGKDGTEGTTSNTPAKQITWDDIFIPQGNEAIFKQNPSEGSTEFEFVIPESY, from the coding sequence ATGGAGGGGAAAAACCTGATTTCTGCAACAGACGCACAATATTCTAGCGTGCTCCTTCAGTCTTTGAACGAACAACGTGGCCACGGACTTTTTTGTGATGTTACTGTCATCGTGGAGGACCGCAAATTTCGAGCTCACAGAAACATCCTCTCAGCCTCCAGCACTTACTTTCACCACCTTTTCTCAGAGGCTGGGCAGGTGGTTGAACTGAGCTTTGTAAGAGCAGaaattttttcagaaattcttaaCTATATTTATAGTTCCAAAATAATCAGCATTCGATCAGATTTACTTGATGAACTCATTAAATCAGGGCAACAGCTTGGTATTAAATTCATAGCTGATCTGGGTGTACCTCCATCTGAAGGAAAAGACATGCCAAGCGAGGTCAAAGGTGGTGCTTCCGAAGCTTCAACTTCCAGTCCTGGTCAAAAGGACGCTCAAACACAAGTACCAGTAATAAGGCCAGAGAGTCAAGAGGTAATGGATGGGATGCCGGTTATAACACAGTCATTCTCCTTACGTGGCATAGAATATGAGACTACAAAAATTACGGTGAGCGATTCAGATGATGAGGATGATGATGTAATTTTTTGCTCTGAGATTGTTCCCCCAAAAGAATGTACTAAAGATACAAATGCTGCAACCCAGAACCAGCCTTGCCCAAGTCTGGCTGGAGTTTCTGACCAAAAATCGTGTGGCAGCGGTGGCTCTCCCCATTTGACAAGCATCACAGCAGCTCAAAAACTCACTTCTTGTGCCAGTCAGCTTAGCCCAACCCAAATGCAATCGAGCACCGCATCGCTTGTCTCTGCGGCACCGCAGCATTTGACTCCTAGTATCATTGTGCTAAATAAGCCTCTGCTTAACTCATCACTCAGTGCCAGCTCCTCGCATCAAACACATGTGACCCCTACAATTAATTTAGTTGAGGAGAACCAGCAGCCATCTAATAATGGCTCCTTAACTGAAGTGGAAACAACTGCTGTTGATGATGAAGAGGTTGTTGAAGATGATGTCGCCATCATTAGCTCCTCTAGTCCTGATTCAGTGAGCAGTAGCAATTTGGTTCAGCAACCTTCTACACCCAAGGCAGCAACCACAGAAGGATCAGGTGTACAGAAAAAGCAGGTTGTAACATGTTCACAAGAGCCATCTTCTAAACCTggagaatttaaaataaaaatctcagatGTCCTTACCGGAAACAACAAGGAGTTGGGTTCAGGTATAGCATCAAAGCCAGCGGTGGAAGGGCAGAAAATCATAACATTAGATACAGCAACTGAAATCGAAGGCTTATCCACAGGCTGTAAGGTTTATGCAAATATCGGTGAGGATACGTACGACATAGTCATTCCTGTGAAGGGTGATTCTGAGGAAGGTGAAGCCAAGCCTGATGAAACGCCCAGAACATCTGGTGGTGATTCTCCAAACAGGAAGCGCATGAAAGTAAAGCACGATGACCATTACGAGCTCATAGTGGATGGAAGAGTCTACTACATTTGTATTGTGTGTAAGAGATCGTATGCCTGTCTGACGAGTTTACGGAGACATTTTAACGTTCACTCCTGGGAGAAGAAGTATCCATGTCGATACTGTGACAAAGTGTTTCCTCTTGCAGAATACCGTACAAAGCATGAGATTCACCACACCGGTGAGCGAAGGTATCAGTGCTTGGCATGTGGGAAATCGTTCATCAACTACCAAATTACGGCCTCCCACATAAGATCAGTTCATAGCCAAGACCCTTCTGGAGACACCAAGCTTTATCGATTGCATCCTTGCAGGTCTTTGCAGATCAGACAGTATGCGTACATTGCTAATCACTCAAGCAGTATACCGGTAATAAACGAGGGTGGAATTGTTTATCGTGTTGGCACAGGGAAGGATGGTACTGAAGGAACAACATCTAACACTCCAGCCAAACAAATTACCTGGGATGACATTTTCATTCCACAGGGAAATGaagcaatttttaaacaaaatccaTCAGAGGGAAGTACTGAATTTGAGTTTGTAATACCGGAATCttactga